In Ascaphus truei isolate aAscTru1 chromosome 7, aAscTru1.hap1, whole genome shotgun sequence, one genomic interval encodes:
- the LOC142498550 gene encoding uncharacterized protein LOC142498550, with the protein MLLLYIVAPGGHVSPEMEQVSSPGSASSTLLEEHHGDEDDEYDEDDATEETEIQSCDHEEVPIETVVPPNRPSTSTYDAIVASEGKIVDAENRRHSDMMTVLERMIGLQEETVSQLAHLHRVFIEVPKQLQKINTSFEALVVQQTQANYWRMTNVPQFNTSQPGSVHAGQFSPQSSEIHSPGPNVTGQVADIAVQVPDDILPLPSLQIQQQTPTKEATKTKQDTHETDQPSLVQCLPTCSHVSLGTSPVREQSLPKSPVGESLPKSPVGESLPKSPVGESLPTSPVGESLATSPVGESLPTSPVGESLATSPVGESLPTSPVGELSLATSPAREVPEATQSGSVVPKVGGKRKRKIQETTSRPVTRSQKEQKK; encoded by the exons atgttattgttatatatagttgcccctggaggacatgtgtcacctgagatggaacaagtgtcttcacctgggtcagccagctcaacactactagaag aacatcatggtgatgaggatgatgagtatgatgaggatgacgccacagaagagactgaaatacaatcatgtgaccatgaagaggtgccaatagaaactgttgtaccgccaaatcgtccatcaacttccacatacgatgcaattgtagcttcagagggaaaaatagtggacgcagaaaatcgtcgccattcagacatgatgacagtgctggaaaggatgattggactgcaggaagaaacagtatcacaattggcacatctccacagagtcttcattgaagtgcctaaacagttgcaaaaaatcaacacctcatttgaagcattagttgttcagcaaacacaagctaattactggagaatgactaatgtaccacaattcaacacctcccagccaggatctgttcatgcaggtcagttttcaccacaatCATCTgagattcattcaccaggcccaaatgttaccggtcaagtagcagacattgctgtgcaggttcctgatgacatcctaccgctgccatctctacaaattcagcagcagacacctacaaaggaggcgacaaaaacaaaacaagacacacatgaaacagaccaaccatcacttgtgcagtgtctaccaacttgctcacatgtgtcactgggcacaagccctgtccgtgaacagtcactacccaaaagccctgtaggtgagtcgctgcccaaaagccctgtaggtgaatcgctgcccaaaagccctgtaggtgaatcactgcccacaagccctgtaggtgagtcactggccacaagccctgtaggtgaatcactgcccacaagccctgtaggtgagtcactggccacaagccctgtaggtgaatcactgcccacaagccctgtaggtgaactgtcactggccacaagccctgcccgtgaagtgccagaggccactcaaagtggctctgttgtgcctaaagttggtggcaaaagaaaaaggaaaattcaagagacaacaagcaggcctgttactcgctcgcaaaaggaacaaaaaaaataa